In the genome of Chryseobacterium arthrosphaerae, one region contains:
- a CDS encoding Crp/Fnr family transcriptional regulator, which yields MFHFLQKHIQEIINPTDDEFEIIQSFFVKKKFRKRQFLIQEHQPVHEIFLIEKGILKSSIIDSSGKEHILQFAASNWWISDFAGFFKQETSSLAVDCIEDSEVYALSYEDLNLLCRKVPVMEHFFRVKSNFGYVALQQRILSLMSKTAKERYEDFIKQYPGFTDHIPKQLIASYLGVSRETLSRLYS from the coding sequence ATGTTCCATTTTTTACAAAAACATATTCAGGAGATTATTAATCCCACGGATGATGAATTTGAAATCATTCAAAGCTTTTTTGTGAAAAAGAAATTCAGGAAAAGACAGTTTCTGATCCAGGAGCATCAGCCTGTACATGAGATTTTTCTGATAGAAAAAGGCATTCTGAAAAGCAGTATTATAGACAGTTCCGGGAAAGAGCATATTCTTCAGTTTGCAGCTTCCAACTGGTGGATTTCAGATTTTGCGGGCTTTTTTAAGCAGGAAACCTCATCATTAGCCGTAGACTGTATTGAAGATTCTGAAGTGTATGCACTGTCATATGAGGATCTGAACCTCCTTTGCCGGAAAGTTCCGGTCATGGAACATTTTTTCAGGGTAAAATCTAACTTCGGGTATGTTGCCCTTCAGCAGAGAATCCTGTCTTTGATGAGTAAAACGGCTAAGGAACGTTATGAGGATTTCATAAAACAATATCCCGGTTTTACAGATCATATTCCCAAGCAGCTTATTGCAAGCTATCTGGGCGTTTCAAGAGAAACATTAAGCAGACTGTACTCATAA
- a CDS encoding M1 family metallopeptidase, with protein sequence MKKLSYTLLFASGLVFGQFFEKDKVFTKQDTLKGSNTAYRDFWDVKKYDLSVEPDFKQKSIKGINTISFDIIKDVTNPTFQIDLQQPMKADKVTASFPIAHYKQDGDFIFITTHKKFKKGEKYTIDVTYSGNPTIAKKAPWDGGWVFTEDEKGNPWMSVADEGIGASIWLPTKDIWSDEPDNGIIMKIITPNDLVGVGNGRLIDKKTDGGKTAYTWQVKNPINAYSIIPNIGKYVNFKDTFDGEKGKLDLDYWVLDYNLDKAKKHFEQVKPMLSAFEYWFGPYPFYEDSYKLVDSPYLGMEHQSNVAYGNQYMNGYLGRDLSGTGVGLKWDFIIIHESGHEWFANNITAKDQADMWIHESFTNYSEVLFTEKYLDKKSADIYAIGIRNIISNDVPIIGKYGVRNEGSGDMYPKGANMIHTIRQVINNDEKFRQILRGLNKDFYHQTVTTRQVENYISSKSGIDFSGVFDQYLRTVKIPTLEYTQNGDSLKFRYTDIVKNLKLPVIINGDQTITPTESWQTVKLKKSTPVEWNPNYYIHYKNVQ encoded by the coding sequence ATGAAAAAGCTATCATATACACTTTTATTTGCATCAGGACTTGTTTTCGGGCAGTTTTTTGAAAAAGACAAGGTTTTTACCAAACAGGACACGCTGAAGGGTTCCAATACCGCATACCGTGATTTCTGGGATGTTAAAAAATATGACCTTTCCGTGGAACCTGATTTCAAGCAGAAAAGCATTAAAGGGATCAATACAATAAGCTTTGACATCATTAAGGACGTTACCAATCCTACTTTCCAGATTGACTTACAGCAGCCTATGAAAGCGGATAAGGTAACCGCAAGCTTTCCTATAGCCCATTATAAGCAGGATGGAGATTTTATTTTCATTACTACCCATAAAAAGTTTAAAAAGGGAGAAAAGTACACCATTGATGTTACCTATTCCGGAAATCCTACGATTGCTAAAAAAGCACCATGGGATGGCGGCTGGGTATTCACAGAAGATGAAAAAGGAAATCCTTGGATGAGTGTTGCCGATGAAGGCATTGGGGCGTCGATCTGGCTTCCCACCAAAGACATCTGGAGCGATGAGCCGGACAATGGTATTATTATGAAAATTATCACGCCCAATGATCTTGTAGGTGTTGGGAACGGAAGACTGATTGATAAAAAAACGGATGGAGGTAAAACGGCTTATACGTGGCAGGTTAAAAATCCGATCAATGCTTACTCCATTATCCCGAATATCGGAAAGTATGTGAATTTTAAAGATACCTTCGATGGAGAAAAAGGGAAACTGGACCTGGATTACTGGGTGCTTGATTATAATTTAGATAAGGCAAAGAAACATTTTGAACAGGTAAAACCTATGCTTTCTGCTTTTGAATACTGGTTTGGCCCTTATCCATTCTACGAAGACTCTTACAAACTGGTAGACTCCCCTTACCTGGGCATGGAACACCAGAGCAATGTAGCATATGGTAACCAATACATGAACGGCTACCTTGGAAGAGATCTCTCAGGAACAGGAGTGGGACTGAAATGGGATTTTATCATTATTCATGAAAGCGGACATGAGTGGTTTGCCAATAATATCACCGCCAAAGACCAGGCGGATATGTGGATTCATGAAAGCTTTACCAATTATTCCGAAGTACTTTTTACAGAAAAGTACCTGGATAAAAAATCGGCAGACATCTACGCCATCGGAATCCGTAATATCATAAGCAATGACGTTCCTATTATCGGAAAATACGGGGTAAGAAATGAAGGCAGCGGCGATATGTATCCTAAAGGCGCCAATATGATCCACACCATAAGACAGGTCATCAACAATGATGAAAAATTCAGACAGATCTTAAGAGGGCTGAATAAAGATTTCTACCATCAGACCGTAACTACCCGGCAGGTTGAAAATTATATTTCTTCAAAATCGGGAATTGACTTTTCAGGTGTTTTTGACCAGTACCTGAGAACAGTAAAGATCCCGACTCTTGAATACACTCAAAATGGAGACAGTCTGAAATTCCGTTATACAGATATTGTAAAAAATCTGAAACTGCCGGTCATCATCAATGGAGACCAAACCATAACTCCCACTGAAAGCTGGCAGACCGTGAAACTGAAAAAAAGTACTCCGGTTGAATGGAATCCAAATTATTATATTCATTATAAGAATGTTCAATAA
- the dacB gene encoding D-alanyl-D-alanine carboxypeptidase/D-alanyl-D-alanine endopeptidase encodes MKKTLAGLILSVQVVSAQNIAQKLDKVTKDLMDSSGAVSSSLSFYVSDENGNFIYEYQGSKGLSTASTQKIFTAGAALETLGKEYTYTTTSSYSGNISGGTLNGNLFISSNGDPTLGSWRYDAYKPENFKNKLIEAVKKSGITKISGDLVIDDSYFDHQTIPGGWPWDDLGNYYGAGVWGINWRENQFDININGTDFKSFSYPLEGVQWLNDLKTGGSSDQSLIFTAPHSEVALINGMLPGGKTVTVSGSTPNPPLQLAAEVKQWLKESGIELSGKAVTNSQLEIEGKKALEAPKNNIILTYQSPTLDKIVYWFLRKSINLYGETLIKTLGKEKKGNPGFKSGVSYLKEFWKSKGINPNMINFADGSGLSPQNYVSAKAEVQALLYAKKQSWFEAYYNGFPVQDNGMKMKSGTMRDTKSFAGYHTAKDGKKYVFSIIINNYQGSGNTELQKILNVLK; translated from the coding sequence ATGAAGAAAACACTTGCAGGACTCATCCTTTCCGTACAGGTTGTTTCTGCCCAGAATATCGCTCAGAAATTAGATAAGGTAACCAAAGACCTGATGGATTCTTCGGGAGCAGTTTCCTCCAGTCTGTCATTTTATGTTTCAGATGAAAATGGAAACTTTATCTATGAATACCAGGGAAGCAAAGGGCTTTCCACAGCCTCTACCCAGAAAATCTTTACCGCCGGAGCTGCCCTTGAAACTCTGGGTAAAGAGTATACCTATACCACCACATCAAGCTATTCGGGAAATATATCCGGTGGAACCTTGAACGGTAACCTTTTCATCAGTTCCAATGGAGATCCTACCCTGGGAAGCTGGCGTTACGATGCCTATAAGCCCGAAAATTTTAAAAACAAGCTGATAGAAGCAGTAAAAAAATCAGGAATTACAAAAATATCGGGAGACCTGGTGATTGATGATTCTTATTTTGACCATCAGACCATTCCCGGAGGATGGCCGTGGGACGATCTTGGTAATTATTATGGTGCAGGAGTCTGGGGAATCAACTGGAGGGAGAATCAGTTTGATATCAACATCAATGGAACTGATTTTAAAAGTTTCTCCTATCCTTTAGAAGGAGTACAATGGTTAAATGACCTGAAGACCGGTGGAAGCTCAGATCAGAGTTTGATTTTTACCGCCCCGCATTCTGAAGTTGCACTGATCAACGGAATGCTGCCGGGAGGGAAAACGGTGACGGTATCAGGTTCTACCCCCAATCCGCCATTGCAGCTGGCTGCAGAAGTAAAACAATGGCTGAAAGAATCCGGAATTGAACTTTCAGGAAAAGCAGTCACGAATTCTCAATTGGAAATAGAAGGGAAAAAAGCACTGGAAGCTCCGAAAAATAATATCATTCTGACCTATCAGTCTCCTACGCTGGATAAAATTGTCTACTGGTTTCTGAGAAAAAGTATCAACCTTTATGGGGAAACGTTAATCAAAACCTTAGGAAAAGAGAAAAAAGGAAACCCCGGCTTCAAAAGCGGCGTCTCTTATCTGAAAGAGTTCTGGAAATCAAAAGGAATCAACCCGAATATGATCAACTTTGCAGACGGAAGCGGACTTTCCCCACAGAATTATGTGTCGGCAAAAGCTGAAGTACAGGCCCTTTTATATGCTAAAAAACAGTCATGGTTTGAAGCGTACTATAATGGTTTTCCGGTGCAGGATAACGGAATGAAAATGAAGAGCGGTACCATGAGGGATACCAAATCTTTCGCAGGCTACCATACGGCAAAGGACGGTAAAAAATATGTGTTTTCGATTATTATCAACAACTATCAGGGAAGCGGCAATACAGAGCTGCAAAAGATCCTGAATGTTTTAAAATAA
- the tatC gene encoding twin-arginine translocase subunit TatC: MSDGKDMSFLGHIGELRGHLIRSIIAIIIAAFAVGFNINWIMDHIFFGPTRNDFPTFRLVNHFSRMILGEDSIHLPKDFPVRVQRLYQQFNVMMAVSIFGGMVAAFPYIVWELWRFISPALHPREKKNSIYIINAVWMLFMTGVLCGYFLILPFAVNFGVIFKISDIIVPLYDLSDYTTLFLQVVLGMGVIFLFPILIYFLTSIGILTPTFMKTYRRHAIVLIMVVAAIITPADVLSMLMAAFPLLILYEFSIMMCTFTYKRVQKSNGNLPAVKES; encoded by the coding sequence GTGAGTGATGGTAAAGACATGTCCTTTCTTGGGCATATAGGAGAATTAAGAGGACACCTGATCCGTTCTATTATTGCAATCATCATTGCTGCTTTTGCCGTTGGTTTCAATATCAACTGGATCATGGACCATATCTTTTTCGGTCCTACAAGAAATGATTTCCCTACGTTCAGGCTGGTCAATCATTTTTCGAGAATGATCCTGGGAGAAGACAGCATTCACCTTCCAAAGGACTTTCCTGTCCGTGTACAGAGATTATATCAGCAGTTCAATGTAATGATGGCTGTTTCTATTTTCGGGGGGATGGTCGCTGCATTTCCTTATATTGTATGGGAATTATGGCGTTTTATCAGTCCTGCATTACACCCGAGAGAAAAAAAGAATTCAATCTATATCATCAATGCAGTCTGGATGCTCTTTATGACAGGAGTACTTTGCGGGTATTTTTTAATTCTTCCGTTTGCCGTTAACTTCGGGGTGATCTTTAAGATTTCAGACATTATTGTTCCGCTTTATGATTTGAGTGACTATACCACATTATTTTTACAGGTAGTTTTGGGTATGGGAGTAATCTTCCTCTTCCCTATTCTGATTTATTTCCTCACCAGCATCGGAATTCTGACGCCTACCTTTATGAAAACATACCGCCGCCACGCTATCGTTCTGATCATGGTGGTAGCCGCAATTATTACCCCGGCAGATGTTTTAAGTATGCTGATGGCAGCATTTCCGCTCCTTATCTTATATGAGTTCAGTATCATGATGTGTACTTTCACTTATAAAAGGGTACAGAAAAGCAACGGTAATCTTCCTGCTGTGAAGGAATCATAA
- a CDS encoding sensor histidine kinase, translating to MRKSILTRLNNWIIFVVMTTLVIAIVVASTSLINFLRKEEIKRISLLSKAIRIQQEVKTPDTDVLDLLPDILNINNTIPFIVTDKYKNPILDLGYYRNIPESTINNPEKLQDLMRNMEKNYDPIEIKVPDGNNQFVYYDNSRLLNNLRYSPYILGLFILLYFGFSFWFFRTIKKTDEGYLWAGLAKETAHQIGTPLSSMIGWMEIMKLDNPESEGIHEIEKDIERLRTISERFSKIGSVPELNDMNFNETIQENFDYLKTRISRKINFTLHLPTYTLLVPHNKILMSWVIENLVKNAVDAMKGEGTIVLSVFERNKNILVEVKDTGSGMTKQQASNAFKPGYSTKKRGWGLGLSLARRVIHEYHNGDIKISQTEVGKGSTFRITIRKA from the coding sequence TTGAGGAAATCCATACTCACCAGGCTGAATAACTGGATCATTTTTGTTGTCATGACTACTTTGGTGATTGCCATCGTAGTGGCCTCCACATCGCTGATCAATTTTCTCAGAAAAGAAGAGATCAAAAGGATCAGCCTCCTTTCGAAAGCGATCAGGATACAGCAGGAAGTCAAAACCCCGGATACCGATGTCCTGGATCTGCTTCCGGATATCCTTAATATTAATAATACCATTCCGTTTATTGTAACCGATAAATACAAAAACCCGATCCTTGACCTGGGCTATTACCGTAATATTCCTGAAAGTACAATAAATAACCCTGAAAAACTTCAGGACCTTATGCGGAATATGGAAAAAAACTATGATCCCATTGAAATCAAGGTTCCCGATGGTAATAACCAGTTCGTATATTATGACAACTCACGACTGCTGAATAACCTTCGGTATTCACCTTATATTTTAGGACTTTTTATCCTGCTGTATTTTGGCTTTTCTTTCTGGTTTTTCAGAACTATAAAAAAGACGGATGAAGGATATCTCTGGGCAGGTCTGGCTAAAGAAACAGCCCACCAGATCGGTACCCCTCTTTCTTCCATGATAGGCTGGATGGAAATCATGAAACTGGATAATCCGGAATCTGAAGGAATACACGAAATTGAAAAAGACATTGAAAGGCTGCGGACTATTTCTGAAAGATTTTCAAAAATAGGTTCTGTTCCTGAGCTCAATGATATGAACTTCAATGAAACAATTCAGGAAAATTTTGACTATTTAAAGACAAGAATATCAAGGAAGATCAATTTTACCTTACATCTCCCAACCTATACGCTTCTGGTTCCGCACAATAAAATCCTGATGAGCTGGGTGATCGAAAACCTTGTTAAAAATGCTGTGGATGCCATGAAAGGTGAGGGCACCATCGTGCTGTCTGTCTTTGAAAGAAACAAGAATATTCTGGTTGAGGTAAAAGATACCGGAAGCGGAATGACAAAACAACAGGCAAGCAATGCTTTTAAACCCGGATATTCTACCAAAAAAAGAGGCTGGGGACTGGGATTGTCTTTAGCAAGAAGGGTTATTCATGAATACCATAACGGGGATATTAAGATTTCCCAGACAGAGGTAGGAAAAGGAAGTACATTCAGAATCACTATCAGAAAGGCTTAA
- a CDS encoding type 1 glutamine amidotransferase domain-containing protein, which produces MKKKALIVVTSVEKYPEMERATGLWLGEAVHFYEKLEEKGYEIDFVSPKGGYTPLDPVSLQMFVQPADWKYYADKTFRNKLGNTLQPKDINAKDYGVMYYTGGHGVIWDFPDNKELQEIARDIYEDGGIVSSVCHGAVGLFNIKLSNGESLIKGKTLTGFSNSEEIAAELADHVPFLTEDVLKSKGAHYVKADQDFIPFAVADGNLVTGQNPQSGAAVAEKVLEILEK; this is translated from the coding sequence ATGAAAAAGAAAGCATTAATTGTAGTGACAAGTGTAGAGAAATATCCTGAGATGGAAAGAGCAACAGGTTTGTGGCTGGGTGAAGCGGTTCATTTTTATGAAAAACTGGAGGAAAAAGGGTATGAAATTGATTTTGTAAGTCCTAAAGGAGGTTATACTCCACTCGATCCTGTTTCTCTGCAGATGTTTGTGCAGCCTGCAGACTGGAAATATTATGCTGATAAAACGTTCAGGAATAAGCTGGGTAATACTTTACAGCCCAAAGATATCAATGCTAAAGATTATGGTGTGATGTATTATACAGGCGGCCATGGTGTGATCTGGGATTTCCCGGACAATAAAGAGCTGCAGGAAATCGCCCGTGACATTTATGAAGACGGCGGAATTGTATCATCCGTCTGCCACGGAGCTGTAGGTCTGTTTAACATCAAGCTTTCCAACGGAGAAAGTCTGATTAAGGGAAAAACATTAACAGGCTTTTCAAATTCAGAGGAAATTGCGGCAGAGCTGGCAGATCACGTTCCTTTCCTTACTGAAGATGTGCTGAAAAGCAAAGGTGCTCATTATGTAAAAGCTGATCAGGATTTTATTCCTTTTGCAGTGGCTGACGGAAACCTGGTCACAGGACAAAACCCTCAATCCGGGGCTGCTGTGGCTGAAAAAGTATTGGAAATCCTGGAAAAATAA
- a CDS encoding M61 family metallopeptidase has translation MRKIAMSLGLFAAFLANAQSIKTTIDLVNVKDDKVAVTMEFPKMKSGDIKFHFPKTVPGTYSEDDYGRFIEGIKFYDNKGKELTYTKVNDNTYSLKNAQNLTKVSYLVNDSFDEEMDTSKHKAVFSPSGTDIEQGKVYMINTHGFIGYIDNMQDVPYQLVIQKPADFYGTTALVDQDKSESTDTFTLANYAKVTDSPLMYTKPDYITFNAGGMELVLGVYSPTGKYKAADFKDNLEKMVIAQKKFLGDMNTNKKYAIMLYLAGGDGPRIKGFGALEHHESTSVVLPEGMPKEAIDNTITDVVSHEFFHTVNPLKTHSEEIHYFDYANPKMSQHLWMYEGGTEYFANLFQIQEGLIDKEHFLQRIGEKIANSKNYDDTMPFTVMSKNVLKEPYKDQYRNVYEKGALLAMCLDIELRKLSNGEMGYRDMIRKLSQRFGENKPFKDDKLIDELVAVTGYPQVKDFYSKYIAGNQPTPYAQYLNMVGVDIQKQESNPIFWFIKDPNQTGFDEKNNAFAFDENSALSPFAKSIGFKITDQVLALDGKNVDIKKIQDFISYTHTIKDGQEVTVTILRDNAGKKEKMNLKGKAILDKMTMETPVFKANPTPAELKLQTQWLTGKK, from the coding sequence ATGAGAAAAATTGCAATGAGCTTGGGACTTTTCGCTGCTTTTCTGGCGAATGCACAGTCTATCAAAACAACGATTGATCTTGTCAATGTAAAAGACGACAAGGTTGCCGTTACCATGGAGTTTCCGAAAATGAAATCCGGTGATATTAAATTCCACTTTCCCAAAACGGTTCCTGGTACCTATTCCGAAGATGACTACGGAAGATTTATAGAAGGAATCAAATTCTATGATAACAAAGGCAAAGAACTTACTTACACCAAAGTGAATGACAATACCTATTCATTGAAAAACGCCCAGAATCTGACTAAGGTTTCTTACCTGGTCAATGACAGTTTTGATGAAGAAATGGATACGTCAAAGCATAAAGCAGTATTTTCTCCGTCAGGAACAGATATTGAGCAGGGAAAAGTCTATATGATCAATACCCATGGTTTTATCGGTTATATTGATAATATGCAGGATGTTCCTTACCAGCTGGTCATCCAGAAGCCTGCTGATTTCTATGGTACAACCGCTTTGGTAGACCAGGATAAGTCTGAGTCTACAGATACCTTTACATTAGCTAACTACGCGAAAGTAACCGATTCTCCGCTGATGTACACGAAACCGGATTATATCACCTTCAATGCAGGAGGAATGGAACTTGTACTTGGCGTATATTCCCCGACAGGAAAATATAAAGCTGCAGATTTTAAAGATAATCTTGAAAAAATGGTCATCGCCCAGAAGAAATTCCTGGGGGATATGAATACCAATAAGAAGTATGCCATCATGCTTTATCTGGCAGGGGGTGACGGGCCTAGAATCAAAGGATTCGGAGCATTGGAGCACCATGAATCTACCAGCGTGGTCCTTCCTGAAGGTATGCCGAAGGAGGCTATTGACAACACGATCACGGATGTGGTTTCCCATGAGTTCTTCCATACTGTAAATCCTCTGAAAACGCATTCTGAAGAGATTCACTACTTTGATTATGCAAATCCAAAGATGTCTCAGCACCTGTGGATGTACGAAGGCGGAACGGAATATTTTGCCAACCTGTTCCAGATCCAGGAAGGTCTTATAGATAAAGAACATTTCCTTCAGAGAATTGGTGAGAAAATTGCCAATTCAAAGAATTATGACGATACCATGCCGTTCACGGTGATGAGTAAAAATGTATTGAAAGAACCGTATAAAGATCAGTACAGAAATGTTTACGAGAAGGGTGCTCTTCTGGCCATGTGTCTTGATATCGAATTGAGAAAACTTTCCAACGGAGAAATGGGCTATCGTGATATGATCAGAAAGCTTTCTCAAAGATTTGGTGAAAACAAGCCTTTCAAAGATGATAAACTGATTGACGAGCTGGTAGCGGTAACCGGATATCCACAGGTAAAAGATTTCTACAGTAAATATATTGCAGGCAACCAGCCTACGCCTTATGCACAATATCTGAATATGGTAGGAGTTGATATTCAGAAGCAGGAAAGTAATCCTATCTTCTGGTTTATTAAGGATCCTAACCAAACCGGGTTTGATGAAAAGAACAACGCATTTGCATTTGACGAGAATTCAGCACTTTCTCCTTTTGCAAAAAGCATAGGCTTTAAGATCACAGACCAGGTTCTTGCTCTGGACGGAAAGAATGTAGATATCAAAAAGATACAGGATTTCATCAGCTATACCCATACCATCAAAGACGGGCAGGAAGTTACGGTAACCATCTTAAGAGATAATGCCGGCAAAAAAGAGAAGATGAACCTTAAAGGAAAAGCAATTCTTGATAAAATGACAATGGAAACGCCTGTATTCAAGGCCAATCCTACTCCGGCAGAACTGAAGCTACAGACTCAGTGGCTGACCGGTAAAAAATAA